The Lysobacter panacisoli genome includes a window with the following:
- the rpsM gene encoding 30S ribosomal protein S13, which yields MARIAGVNLPAQKHVWVGLQSIYGIGRTRSKKVCDAAGVTSTTKIRDLSEPEVERLRAEVGKYVVEGDLRREVGIAIKRLMDLGSYRGLRHRRGLPLRGQRTRTNARTRKGPRKAIKK from the coding sequence ATGGCGCGTATTGCGGGCGTCAATCTGCCTGCCCAGAAGCATGTCTGGGTCGGGCTGCAAAGCATCTACGGCATCGGCCGTACTCGTTCGAAAAAGGTCTGTGATGCCGCTGGCGTCACCTCGACCACCAAGATCCGCGACCTGTCCGAGCCCGAAGTCGAGCGCCTGCGCGCCGAAGTCGGCAAGTACGTGGTCGAGGGCGACCTGCGTCGTGAGGTCGGCATCGCCATCAAGCGCCTGATGGACCTGGGCTCCTATCGTGGCCTGCGTCACCGTCGCGGCCTGCCGCTGCGTGGCCAGCGCACCCGTACCAATGCACGTACCCGGAAGGGTCCGCGCAAGGCCATCAAGAAGTAA
- the rpsD gene encoding 30S ribosomal protein S4, which produces MARYIGPTCKLARREGADLGLKSSARALDSKCKLEQKPGQHGPTARKGKLSDYATQLREKQKVKRIYGLLERQFRNYYKKASNKKGNTGENLLQLLETRLDNVVYRMGFAVTRPAARQLVSHRGVTVNGKSVNLPSYQVKAGDAIALAERAQKQLRVQESLTVAQQMDLSPSWVEVDSKKFAGVFKAVPDRADLPADINEALIVELYSK; this is translated from the coding sequence ATGGCTCGTTATATTGGTCCCACCTGTAAGCTCGCCCGTCGCGAAGGCGCCGACCTCGGCCTGAAGTCGTCGGCCCGTGCTCTCGACTCCAAGTGCAAGCTGGAGCAGAAGCCCGGCCAGCACGGCCCGACCGCCCGCAAGGGCAAGCTGTCCGACTACGCCACCCAGCTGCGCGAGAAGCAGAAGGTCAAGCGTATCTACGGTCTGCTGGAGCGTCAGTTCCGCAACTACTACAAGAAGGCCTCGAACAAGAAGGGCAACACGGGTGAAAACCTGCTGCAGCTCCTCGAGACCCGTCTGGACAACGTCGTCTACCGCATGGGCTTTGCGGTGACCCGTCCGGCCGCGCGCCAGCTGGTGTCGCACCGTGGCGTCACGGTCAACGGCAAGTCCGTGAACCTGCCGTCGTACCAGGTCAAGGCTGGCGACGCGATCGCGCTGGCCGAGCGTGCCCAGAAGCAGCTCCGCGTGCAGGAATCCCTGACCGTGGCGCAGCAGATGGACCTCTCGCCGTCGTGGGTTGAAGTCGACAGCAAGAAGTTCGCTGGCGTGTTCAAGGCTGTTCCGGATCGTGCCGACTTGCCGGCAGACATCAACGAAGCGCTGATCGTCGAGCTGTACTCGAAGTAA
- the rpsK gene encoding 30S ribosomal protein S11 — MAKPAAAKTKKKIKRVVTDGIAHVHASFNNTIVTITDRQGNALSWATSGGAGFRGSRKSTPFAAQVAAEKAGRAALDYGVKSLEVRIKGPGPGRESAVRSLNNVGYKIINIIDVTPIPHNGCRPPKKRRV; from the coding sequence ATGGCTAAGCCGGCTGCTGCCAAGACCAAGAAGAAGATCAAGCGTGTCGTCACCGACGGCATCGCCCACGTCCACGCTTCTTTCAACAACACCATCGTCACGATCACCGACCGCCAGGGCAATGCGCTGTCGTGGGCGACCTCGGGCGGCGCGGGTTTCCGCGGTTCCCGCAAGTCGACCCCGTTCGCCGCACAGGTCGCCGCCGAAAAGGCCGGCCGCGCTGCGCTGGACTACGGCGTGAAGTCGCTGGAAGTCCGCATCAAGGGCCCGGGTCCGGGTCGTGAGTCTGCCGTTCGTTCGCTCAACAACGTCGGCTACAAGATCATCAACATCATCGACGTGACGCCGATCCCGCACAACGGGTGCCGTCCGCCGAAAAAGCGTCGCGTCTGA